The stretch of DNA AATAGTTGCACAAAAAAGCCCAACACTAGTTGGAAATAGAATGACAAAAAAGCCCAACACTAGTTGGAAATAGAATGACAAAAAAGCAAGGATTAACATACTCTGGGGAGGTTTCTCTGACACATTAAGTCTAGTCCAGGACTAAAAATCATTCTCAATGGGGAATTTCCATTGAAAGTGCATTTTCGTCCAGCACAGGCTTAATCTGGGTCCAGAAAGCCAACCCACTATGTGCCATATGATTCATTTGGTTACTTAGCACTGAATAAATTGTGTGGTGTTGAtaggaaaagtgtgtgtgtgtgtgtgtgtgtgtgtgtgtgtgtgtgtgtgtgtgtgtgtgtgtgtgtgtgtgtgtgtgtgtgtgtgtgtgtgtgtgtgtgtgtgtgtgtgtgtgtgtattgtgaagACAATATTATACCATTTATTCCAAGTAATGAAGGCATACATGTATGTTTGGATTTCCATTAGACATTCTAGAAGTAGTTTAAATAGTTCCATTTTGCTTTATCGAAAGGGTGTAAGTACAAACCAAAAAACAACTCTCAAAAGTACTTTCACGGACCTTGATAAAATAAAAAGTGTAGTTTGTATGTAAATACTGTAGCTTTTTTTGGCATACATTTCCATAAAACACCACTGAGGAACGAGGCATTTCAATGTATACATCACTGAGAGCAAAATCTCCCTATCCAATCAATCTATCATGGGGTGTGtttttctctccttgtctcctttacTTTATAACTACAGATAGGGAAAGATCTGGATTGGTTCCTACTATATTGCCTTGTCCCTTTCCAGTCATTTCATATCAGTGCTTAagaaggaaaggagacaagggaaggaaggaaattcAGACTTTTGAGACACAGGCCttacctccatctcctctccagcCAACAATATCCTCATCTTCACCCATCACAATCCCAGAGCCAGAAATCATGGACAAAGCATTTAAAGGTCAAATACAGACATATTTATCTCAATGTCAAATCATttttgggtaacaattaagtaactTATTGTGATAGTTTCCaaataaaattgtaaaaaataaacaaaaataggttcttagcaaagagcaatttctaaACCAAGAATGTtgataggactgtctgggagtggtccgagtggggaggggaaactaTCTGCCAGAGAGGtctggaactctctttcttattggtccaTTATGATGTCACAGGCAGGCCAAACTCCATCCCACCGaaacaggcagaaatttcagTCAATCTTTTCAAACAGCTATTACACTAAAAGGGCACAATCATCATTTtgacaatttcacagtattaatCAAACCTCatggtgtggaaatatatataaaacacaggaaaacacgtttttgactgcactggggcTTTAACGAAAGCAGGCGAGAAATAACATTACATTGAGAACCAAGATAACGTACGATCATGCCCTCTGGTGGTCTCTGACAATCCTAATCCAAACAATCATAAATAAATGTAAGACAAACAAACAGGCCAAACAAATCGATTCATAAATGAACGTATAAATTAAGCAGAAAGAGTCCTGTTTTTGTCCAGGCCTCTCTGTGGGTGTTAAAACAATCATCCTTCTTATGATAATCGGGAACATGCACTCCTGTTCTTCCCATCTGGACACAATAACCTCTAGAGCACACAGCTCTCAGTGCAGTCCGCGGTGCTGTCATCGGCCGAACGCCTCTTCAGTTCCCGGCCCTCTGTTTGGTGTAGGCCCGCCTGGCTTCCCTGTCCCCTGTGCCGAGGCTCCTGAGGCAGGATGTCTGCCGAGATGTGGCCCAGGCTTCGTTCAGCCTCCACCTGCAGGTAGGCCCGGACGCGGTGGTGTTGCGCCACGCTGCCGCTGAAGTCGATGACACGGCACTCGTATGTGCCCTCGTCCGACCGCTTGATGTTGGAGAGACGAAGCTTGTGGGAGATGTTGCTCCCGGCCACTTTTACCACCTGTGGCAGAAGATAATGTATTTGTAAATCTTAAGCATATTAATCCTATTCCTCGGTATCAATAGTAGGTACGTTGACAATGAGTTAATCATGTTTAGCTTACAGTCAATTTAGTTTCCAGTGCAGTACTGTACACTGATGTGTCTACTCACACTTATTTTGGCGGCATCTTTAGACATCTCCATGGGAACCACCTATAAGGAATTAATGGAAAGAAGTCAGGCACATGGctgaaataacaatagcaagtGACATACAGTATCAGTATAGATAAGAATCAAATATCACTTGAAATATGTTACACGTCAGATCATCAACAAATGAAAATGTGTTACAGTTCACCAGTTCGCCTAATATCTTGGTTGTTATGTCACTGGGTAGCCTAATATCTTGGTTGTTATGTCACTGGGTAGCCTAATATCTTGGTTGTTATGTCACTGGGTAGCCTAATATATTGGTTGTTATGTCACTGGGTAGCCTAATATCTTGGTTGTTATGTCACTGGGTAGCCTAATATCTTGGTTGTTATGTCACTGGGTAGCCTAATATCTTGGTTGTTATGTCACTGGGTAGCCTAATATCTTGGTTGTTATGTCACTGGGTAGCCTAATATCTTGGTTGTTATGTCACTGGGTAGCCTAATATCTTGGTTGTTATGTCACTGGGTAGCCTAATATCTTGGTTGTTATGTCACCGGGTAGCCTAATATCTTGGTTGTTATGTCACCAGTTCGCCTAATATCTTGGTTGTTATGTCACCAGTTCGCCTAATATCTTGGTTGTTATGTCACTGGGTAGCCTAATATCTTGGTTGTTATGTCACCAGTTCGCCTAATATCTTGGTTGTTGTCACTGGGTAGCCTAATATCTTGGTTGTTATGTCACCAGTTCGCCTAATATCTTGGTTGTTATGTCACTGGGTAGCCTAATATCTTGGTTGTTATGTCACTGGGTAGCCTAATATCTTGGTTGTTATGTCACTGGGTAGCCTAATATCTTGGTTGTTATGTCACTGGGTAGCCTAATATATTGGTTGTTATGTCACTGGGTAGCCTAATATCTTGGTTGTTATGTCACTGGGTAGCCTAATATCTTGGTTGTTATGTCACTGGTTAGCCTAATATCTTGGTTGTTTTTATGTCACTGGGTAGTCTTATATCTTGGATGTTTTTATGTCACTGGGTAGTCTTATATCTTGGATGTTTTTATGTCACTGGGTAGTCTTATATCTTGGATGTTTTTATGTCACTGGGTAGTCTAATATCTTGGATGTTTTTATGTCACTGGGTAGTCTTATATCTTGGATGTTTTTATGTCACTGGGTAGTCTAA from Oncorhynchus keta strain PuntledgeMale-10-30-2019 chromosome 21, Oket_V2, whole genome shotgun sequence encodes:
- the LOC118400568 gene encoding V-set and transmembrane domain-containing protein 2-like protein translates to MGSFRVIIGILHYMGLYSQLNAASKPAVPAEVDNHISGNAVFTEVPHDITTQSGQDVEMACSFRGAGPSYSLEIQWWYMKNHRDWPEKPTWTTNQVVPMEMSKDAAKISVVKVAGSNISHKLRLSNIKRSDEGTYECRVIDFSGSVAQHHRVRAYLQVEAERSLGHISADILPQEPRHRGQGSQAGLHQTEGRELKRRSADDSTADCTESCVL